The nucleotide window ACAAACTGGCCGTCTTTTTCACTCGCGACAAGGGGGTTCTCCGCGGCGTGGCCAAGGGCGCCCGAAAATTCGCCAACCGTTTCGGAAGCAGCCTGGAGCCCATGTCGCTGGTCAAGGTCTTCTACCACGAGAAAGAGCGCCGGGATCTCGTCACCGTGACCGGCGCCGATCTCCAGGAATCCTTTTTCGACATTCAAAAAGACCCGGAGACCGCCTGCATCCTGTGTTATTTCGCCGAGCTCGTCGAGGAATTTTCTCCGTCGCGGGCCGGCGACAATCTTCTCTTTCGGCTCCTTCTCTCCGTCCTCCGCGCCGCGAAAAACGGCGGTGACGGAGATTTTTTGACTCTCTACTTCGAAACCTGGATTCTGCGGATCAACGGATTCCTGCCCGATCTGACCCGGTGCAAGGCCTGCCGAAAGCAAATCGGGGCCGGGAGGCTGTCGGCCGGGCGTGACGGCGTCTTCTGCGGATCCTGCGCGCCGCACCGCACGGAAAGCGTCGACGGCGGCCTATCGGAGATCGTCGGCTGGATTTTGAAGAATCCTCCGGGCGATCGACCGCCCGATTTTCCGGCCGGACGGCGGGAGGACCTGAGACGGACGCTTCGGGCTCTGATCGCCTTTCACCTGGAACGCGAACCCCGGTCCTGGCGATATCTGAAGACCTGAATCGATTTGCAAAGTCGATCCCGACAAGGGTAGAATAGGGATCATTAAAGGAGGTTTTCACATGAATCAAGAAGCTCAACCCGTCGCCGCACCCCCGGCGAAAAAAGGCATGAGTTCAGGCGCCAAGATCGCCATCGGCTGCGGAGTCGTGGCTCTGATCGCCGTTTTGGTCCTCGTCATCGGTCTTGTCACCGGCGGCGCCTTCCTGTTCAAGAAGGCCAAGGAAGCCGGATTCGATCCCGAACTGGCCAGAAGAAATCCGGGACTTGCGGCCGCCAAAATGGTCGTCGCCGCCAATCCCGAACTCGAACTCAAGGGCGTCGACGAAAAAGAGGGCACCCTGACCATCCGCAACAAGGAAACCGGAGAGACCGTCACGGTCAATTTCAAGGATATCGAACAGGGCAAGCTGTCGTTCAAGACGGACGAAGGCGAACTGACCTTCAGCGGCGATGAGTCCGGCGCCCAGGTGCAACTCCGCGACGAATCAGGAGAAACCCAGGTCATGGATTTCGGCGGAACGGCCGATGACTCAAGAATTCCCGAGTGGATCCCCCGCTATCCGGGAAAAATGAACGTCACGTTCACCATGAGTGAGAGCGGAGAACAGGCCGGACAGTTTACCATTGAAATGACGGGCGCTCTTGAAGACGCCCGCGACTTCTACGTCTCCGAACTCGAAGGGCAGGGATTCTCCGTTGAAGTCTCCTCCATGACTTTTGGAGAAACCCGGATGTTCAGTGTCACCGCCACCAGCGAAGACGCGAGTCGCGTTTTGACGGTGACCATTCAGGACATGGAGGGGAAGAAGACCATCATCAACAATTATCGAGTCAAGGAATAGCCGTGTCCGTCCGAAACGCCGAAGCCGTCTGGGAAGGCGGCCTGCGCGACGGCCGCGGAAAGCTGAAACTCGGGAGCGGGGCCTTCGAAGGCCCCTACACCTATCAATCCCGGTTCGAGGAGGAGGCGGGCACCAATCCCGAAGAGCTGATCGGGGCCGCCCTGGCCGGGTGTTTTTCGATGTTTCTAAGCGCCGTCCTGGGCAAAGCGGGGTTCGCGCCCCGGACCATCCGGACCTCGGCCAAAGTTCATCTGGAAACCGTCGGAGGCGGCCCCGCCGTCACCAAAATCGAGCTCGACACCCGGGCGGATATCCCCGGAATCGACGAGACGACCTTTCTGGAAAAAGCCCAGGCGGCGAAGGCGGGTTGTCCGGTTTCGCGATCTCTCACCGGGACGGAAATCGTTCTGACGGCCCGCCTCGAAAGCTGAATCATCCGCGGCCTCCGGCCTGAATTCCCGTCCGGTCTCCATCGAGGCCGGCCGGAACGCAAATCCGTGCGTTGAGGAGGAGAACGATGGGAATGCACGTCCCCCGCAAAATGCGTTTATTCACCGGAGGAGCGGCCGTTTTCGCCGCCGTTCTGCTCTTTGCCGCACCCGCAAAAATCCGGGACGTTCCTTTCGGAACGGGCGACTGGGATCCCGAATCCGGGCTGGGCAACCATCGGGCGGTCGTCCGCGTCCGGGAAAAAGCCGACGCCGTCCGCGTCCGCATTCCCTGGCGCCGTCCCGATCCTCATCCCGAACGCAAAGGCCTCATCGTCGTCGAGGGCACCACCGGATCGCGGATCGCCAACGTCTTCGGCCTCGATGTCAACAGGGAGTTCGGCGACATCGTCTTCGAGGCGCCCACCGCGAAGGCCGAATACTTCGTGTATTACATGCCCTATCAATCCGAGGGTCGAGTCAATTACCCTACAGTCAAATACCTCGAACCCGGCACCGGAACAGATCCCGCCTGGCTGGCCCGAAACGGCCTCGGCTGGGCACAGCCCGGTGAGATCGGCGATGACGTCTTCCCATGGGCAGAAGCTGTTGAAATCCAATCCGTGGATGCGTTCAACAGTTTCGATCCGATGGAAACGATCGCCACGTCCGCCGAAAAAGCCGCGATCCTGGCCGCGCATTCCGAGGCGGCCTATCTTGTTTTTCCCGAAGACCGGCGCTTCCCCATCCGCATGACGGACGACATTCCCATGCGCTGGGCGGCCCGGGGTCCCGGCGGCCGCTTTCAAGGAGAGGCGGCCCGCGGCGAATACTACACGTTCCAACTGGGCGTTTGGGCCGCCCGTCGGGACATCGGAACCATCGATGTCGCATTTTCGGATTTCCGGCCGAAAAGCGGAGAAACGGCCGCCGGTCAGGCCGGGTCTGCGGCCGTGATTCCGGCCGCATCGGCCACTTGTTTCAATACGAAAGGCGTCAACTGGGATGGCCGGGATTTCCGGAAAGATGTCCGGGTGGACCGGGGCCGCGTCCAGGCGCTCTGGTGCGGTCTTCCCATCCCTCTTGATGCCGCACCGGGAGTCTATGAGGGAACGGTCACGATCGCCGCGGAGGGTGCGCCTCGAACCGAAATTCCCGTGGAAATCCATGTCACCGGCGAAACCCTTCCCGATGCGGGCGACAGCGAACCCTGGCGCCATTCCCGGCTCCGCTGGTTGAATTCCCGAATTGCTTTCGACGACGGCATTGTTCCTCCCTTCACTCCGGTTGAAGTCCGCGGCCGGACGGTTCGCATTCTCGGCCGCAGCCTGGTCGTCGGGGACACGGGATTTCCCGAAAAGATCCAAAGTTATTTCACCCCGGAAGTCACCGGCATCGGCCGAACGGCGAGAGAACTGATCGCCTCGCCCGTTGAACTCATCGTCAGAGATTCGATCGGACTGCCCCTGCCGTGGAAAACCGGCCGCGTCCGCATCACCGGAAAACCTCCGGGCGCGGCGGTCTGGCAGGCGGTGAACCGGGTCGGCGATCTCGAGATCTCGGTCGAGGCTCACCTTGAATTCGACGGTTTGGTCTCTTACCGCGTCGCCGTCCGGGCCGACCGCGAAGTCACCGTGGACGACATCCGCCTCGAAATCCCCCTGTCCCGTGATGCCGCCCGATACATGATGGGTCTGGGTCACAAGGGCGGCTTCATGCCCCGCACGTTCTCATGGACCTGGGATCAGAGCAAAAATCAGGACGCCCTCTGGGTCGGCGACGTCAACGCCGGCGTTCAGATTCAGCTCCGGGCCGAGAATTACCGGCGACCGCTGAACACCAATTTCTATCTCTCCCAACCTCTCAATCTCCCCCCATCCTGGTGGAACGAGGGCAAAGGCTGGGTGGCGGTGCGGCAGACGAGCGCAACGACGGTCGTCTGCGCCGCCTCATCCGGGCGGCGGACCTTGAACGCCGGCGAGACCCTTCATTTCGATTTCAATCTGCTTCTGACCCCGTTCAAACCTCTGGACACCGAAGGCCAATGGAAAACCCGGTATTACCATGCCTTCAAAACCCTGGACGAAGTGGCGGAAACCGGCGCCAACACGATCAATGTCCATCACGCCAATGCCGTCAATCCCTACATCAACTATCCGTTCCTGCGAACCGCAGAGATGAAAGCCTATATCGACGAGGCCCACACACGGGGATTCAAGGTCAAAATCTACAACACCATCCGCGAGCTTTCGAACCGGGCGCCGGAACTCTTCGCCCTCCGCAGCCTGGGTCATGAGATTTTCTCGCCGGGTCCCGGGGGCGGGTATTCATGGCTTCAGGAACACCTCCGCAGCGACTATATCGCCGCCTGGTTCGTTCCCGATCTCAAGGACGCGGCCGTCATCAACAGCGGCATGTCGCGTTGGCACAACTACTACCTCGAAGGGCTCGACTGGCTGACCAAAAACATCGGCATCGACGGCCTTTATATCGACGACCTGGCCTTCGACCGCACGACCATGAAGCGGGCCCGGAAAATCCTGGCCCGAAACCGCCCCGGATCGCTCATCGACCTTCACTCCGCCAATCAATACAATGAGCGGGACGGGTTCGCCTCGAGCGCCAACCTCTACATGGAACATTTTCCGTTTATCGACCGGCTCTGGTTCGGCGAGTATTTCGACTACGGATCCTCTCCCGATTACTGGATGGTCGAGCTTTCCGGAATTCCCTTCGGCCTCATGGGGGAAATGCTCCAGGACGGGGGCAACCCCTGGCGCGGCATGATCTACGGCATGACCAGCCGGCTGCCTTGGGCCGGCGATCCGCGGCCGATGTGGAAAGTCTGGGACGACTTCGGAATCCAGGGCTCGGAGATGATCGGCTACTGGTCGCCCCAATGCCCGGTCCGGACGGACCACCCGGCCGTTCCGGCCACGGTCTATCTGAAAAAGGGCCGGGCGCTCGTCGCCTTGGCCGGCTGGGCGGACGAACCCCTGACCTGCCCCCTGACCGTGGACTGGAAGCGCCTCGGCATCAACCCGGCCGCGGCCGTTTTCCGCTCGCCGGCGATCGAGGGTTTTCAGGAAGAGGCCGAGTTCGGGACACTTGAGGGCATCCCGCTCGAACCCGGCAAAGGGCGGCTTCTCATCATCGAGGCGAAGAGATAGAATCGCGATCCCATGCCTTCAGCCATGAATCCCTGGATCGTCCTGGCCGCCGTCATCGGTCCGGCCGTTTTCTGGATCGGCTATTTTTACTTCAAGGACCGGCGGCGGCCGGAGCCCATCGCCCATCTTTTCGAGGCCTTCGGATTGGGTTTTCTTGCGGCGTTTTTCTGCTTTCTGGCCTACGGTCTCCTGCCCCGGATCGGAATTCCGGGCAGTTTCCATGCCGTCGTTGCAGCGGGCGATCCCCTGACTCTTTTACTCTATTCCGTGGGCATTGTGGGTCTTCTGGAGGAAACGTTCAAGTTCATTCCCTTCGCCCTGGTCATTCTCCGGCTTCGGGCGTTCGACGAAAAAATCGACGGTGTCATCTACGCTTCGGCCATCGCCGTCGGCTTCGCCAGTTTCGAAAACATCGGCTATCTTCCCTTTATGAAAGGCTGGGAGCTCGTCGGGAGAGCCATTGCTTCTCCCCTGACCCACACGATTTTCGCCTCCATCTGGGGATACATGGTCGGCGTGGCCAAGATCAAGGGAAAACCCCTGGCCGGACCGGCCGCGGCGGGCGTTGCCCTTTCGGCGATTGTTCACGGCCTGTTCAATTTTCTGACGATATCGCCTTCCCTGCGCGGATTGTCCGCGCTTCTCATCCTGGTCATCTGGATCTGGGTCATCCGGCTTCTCGAAAAGGAGGGCCGGCGGGCCTCCCGCGATGCCGCCGCTTAGCTTTCAGATCCGCGGACCTTCCGGGATCGTTCTCTCGTAATAGCTGAAGATCATCTCCCAAGCTTCCTCGGGTGTTTCCGCGTAGTGAAACAGGGCGATATCCTCGGAGGCGATGACGCCCTCATCGACGAGAGCGTGGAAATTCACGATGCGCTCCCAGAAGCAGCGGTTGAAGAGGATGATGGGGATGGCCGGCATCTTGCGCGTCTGAATGAGGGTCAACGTTTCGAAGAGTTCGTCCAGGGTGCCGAATCCTCCGGGAAAGGCCACCATGGCCCGCGCCCTCAGGAGAAAGTGCATCTTGCGGATGGCGAAATAATGGAAATTGAAGCACAGCTCAGGGGTGATGTAGGCATTGGGCGCCTGTTCATGCGGCAGGGTGATATTGAGTCCGATGCTCTTGGCGCCTGCCTCCCAGGCGCCGCGGTTTCCGGCTTCCATGATGCCCGGACCGCCGCCGGTCACCACCACGAATTCCCGAAAGCCTTTGCCCTCCGGAAGCTGACCGGCTTCGGAAGCGATTCGGGAAAAGGCGCGGGCAGCCTCATAATACTGGGCATGCTCAAGACTTTTTGCGGCCCGTTCCACGGCGCGGCGGGCGGCGCGGTCGTCCGGATTGCGGGCCAGATCTTCCTTCTCCGCATCCCATTTCGCCCGGGCGGTTTCGAGATCCGAACACCGGGCGCTTCCGAACACGACAATCGTCGAGACGATATGCTGTTCGTTCTGCAGCAACTCGGGCTTGAGAAGTTCGAGCTGCAGCCGCACGGGGCGCAGGTCGTCCCGGTTTAAGAAATCAACGTCCTTGTAGGCCTTGATGTAGGCCGGAGCGCGAAGAAGATCCTCGACTTTGGGGATAGGGTTTTTCATTCGGATTCTCCTTCCCGGGAGATGGGGTGGTGGAGCTGATGGGACTTGAACCCACGACCTCTTGACTGCCAGTCAAGCGCTCTCCCAGCTGAGCTACAGCCCCGTTCCCGAAGTTCTCCAAGTTTACAGAATCCGGGTTTCCCCGTCAAGCGAAATCACCTATAATCAATGCCGGAGCCGAAATGAAAAACATCCGGAGACCGCGAATCGTGGTCGCGGGAAGCGCCAATACGGACATGATCGTCCATGTTCCCCACATCCCAAAGCCGGGCGAAACCGTGCTCGGATCGGAATTCCGGACGGCGGCCGGAGGCAAGGGCGCGAACCAGGCTGTGGCCGCGGCCCGGGCCGCGGGCGGCGGTTGCGAGGTCGTCTTTATCGGCCGCGTCGGTGACGACGCTTTCGGGAAAAACGCTCTCAAGGGACTGGCCCGGGAAAACATCCGGACCGATTTCCTGACAACGGATGAAAACTCGCCCTCCGGCGTCGCCTTGATCGCGGTCGACGGCAAGGGCGAGAATGCCATCGCCGTCGCTTCCGGCGCAAACGCCGCAATCTCCGCATCCGATATGGAACGCGCGTCGGATATCATCGCAGAGTCCTCGCTCCTTCTCGTTCAGCTCGAAATCCCCCTCCCCGCCGTCGTCCGCGCCGCGGAGATTGCCGCCGCAAACGGCGTGCCCGTCATGCTCAATCCGGCGCCCGTTCCGCCGGCCGGGATCGGAGACGATCTCCTCCGGAATATCGCCTGGCTGACGCCGAACGAGACGGAAGCGGAGACCCTATCAGGAATCCGGTTCGGCGCTCAGAGTGAATCCGATGCGGCGGCGGATGCGCTTCTGGATCGGGGCGTGGATGCCGTACTTATAACCTTGGGCGCCGGCGGTGTCTTCGCCGCATCCGGAAAGGAGCGGTTCCATTTCCCGGCCTTTCCCGTTCAGGCGGTGGACACGACCGCGGCGGGCGATGTCTTCAACGGCGCGCTGGCCGTCGCCCTCGTCGAAGGAAAAACCCTCCACGAGGCGGTACGCTTTGCAAGCGCCGCAGCCGCCCTGTCCGTGACCCGTCCGGGCGCCCAGCCCTCCATCCCCGGTCGCGCCGAAATCAACGATTTTCTCGCCGGACATCGTTGAGTCGCCGGCATCCTTATGCAAATCATAAAAATTCCGACAATTTTGTCGACCTATCAACAAGCTTGTCGGCCTTATCACATTTCAAGAAACACAAGGCATTGATTTTATTTACTTTATGATTTGGCACGCAACTTGCTTTAAATTGGGTCTCGAGATTAGAATGAAAGGAGGCTCAACATGAGCGCAAAACACATCGCGGCCATCGCCGGACTTCTCCTGATTCTGGGAGCGGGTTGGGCGCAGGCCGGAGAACAGACCAAGGCTCAGTCCAGGCATCAGGTTCGGAACATGTTCATTGACCAGAACGGCGACGGGATCAACGACTTCATTCGGGACCATGACAATGACGGCATCCCGAACTGCCAGGATCCGGACTGGAACCGGCCCGAGGACGGAACCGGTTATCAAAACCGGCACATGAAAGGTTCCGCAAACCAGTTCGGAAACAGAAAGGGTTTCCAGGGTAGCAGACAATGGAACAATTCTTCCTTCCGAAACGGGCAGAACGGTCTCGGCGGCGGAATTTGTGACGGGACGGGACCCAAGGGAAACGGCCTGCGCAAGGGCCGGGGCTGAATCGTCGACACCGGATCCGCGCCGCGAGAAAGGGGCCTCAACCCCTTTCTCACGGCCCGCGGAGGGCAAGATGAAAAAATTCACGATCGTTGCGGCGACACTCATCGGCCTCGCGACGGCGATTCAGGCCGCCGACAACCTGACCCTCTCCTTCTTCCAGAGTTACACGGACAACCTGTTCCAGACAAGCTTTCCCGAAAAAGACGGGATTTCCAATCTGGCCTTTTCTTTCGATAAATCCTTCGCACCCTTTTCCTTCTTTACGGAAGGCCGATATTCCCATCTCAACAACAACACAAACATCGGATCCTATGCCCAGAATGCGGGAATCGATTATCTCCGGCCGGTCAACGAAAAAACCGCATTTTACCTCTCGGCCAGGCTGGGCGGCGTTCTCTACCGCTCCGATTTTTCCGATTTCAACTTTTTCCATTTCGCCGCCGTGGGAGCGGTCAAATCCTACCTGACACCCCAATCCATCCTGAACGTCAACGCCGTCCTCGAATTCAGGAACACCCGCGATCCCTTGTTCGACTATCTGAGCTCCACGGCCGCAGTTACGATCGACCGGTATTTCGATTCGAGGACAACGCTCAAGGGCGAAGCCCAGTGGGGCTTCAAGTATTTTCTCCACCCCTTTCAGGCCCAAGCCTCGACGGTCCAAACATCTTTCGCCTCAGCCGGTGGCGGGCAAGGCCCCGGCGGCGGACGCATGGGCTGGCGGAGCGGTTTCATTTCCCCCCAAACCGACGGCCGGGGCCAGGGGATTCAAATCGCTTCCCTTTCGGGGCTCGTCGCTCAGGGCATCGGCGACCATTTCGGCCTTCGAGTCTCGGCCCTCCGGCAGTGGACGCTGTCAGGAGAAAATCCTTTTGTTTCCATCGAGGAATTCTACATGGTCGAGAATCCCTCCTACGACGTTTTTTCCTGGAACGGCTTCGGAATCTCCGGACTGGCGACGGTTCTGATCCCCTGGAACATGCAACTGAAAATCGGCTATACTTCATCCTCCAAGAAATTTCCGGGGATCGAAGCCATGGATCTGGACGGACGAATGTTGAGCCCGCTCCGGCGGGACACGAGAAAGCAGTGGGACGCCCGTCTGGAAAAGAATTTCCCCGTCTTGAACGTTTTCGTTGGTTTTTCCCATGTCGACAACCGTTCCAACGACCTCCTGTTCAATTGGAAAGGCCTTTTTCTGACGGCCGGGATCGATTGGACCTTCAACTGGGGAGGCAAGACATGAAACGCCAAGCCGTCCTTATGGCCGTCCTCTTGACGGTCTGCACCGCGGCTGCGCCGGTCCGGCAAGCCGAACCGCCCACCGCCAAGGCGGCCCCCCACTTCTACAACGTCGATACCGAACGGCGGGTGGACGGGACCATCCGGAAGATCCTCTTCGAATCGCGGTACGAATCGGCACCGCCCTTCCTCGTCATCATCCTGGAGGAAAGGACAACGGGCCGCGTCTATAACGTCGAAGTCAGCCCGGCCGGATTTTTCAGCCAGGATTTCCACCAGGGCGAACGGGTGAGGATCACCGGTTCGTTTTACTCCCGGGATTCCGAACTCTTCCTGATCGCCCGTGAGATCCGTGCCGGCGGGGAAATCTTCAGGGTTCGCGACCGGAAGGGCTTTCCGAACTGGCGCGGGGGGGCGATGAAAGGGAAACGGCGGGGCCGGGGCATGTGAGGCGTTTCAATTTCCCTCTTTTTTTCGGCCTTCCCTTCGCGGGGCTGATTGTCCTTCTCTTCATTTTCTCATTCCTCAATCGGAGTTATGTCCAGACCAAAACCCGGGACCTCGTGCGCGAGCAGCTCCAGGCCACAGTTGAGATCCTTACGGCCGGTGTGGCCCGGCTCCTCGACGAGGGACAGGCCCCCGATGTCGTCCTCGGCCTTTCAGCCGGCCGGGAACAAATCTACTACCTGGCCCTTCTCGACGGCGAAGACAACATCCTGAGCTGGAAGTCGGTTTACGAGGGCTACCTCCCTCTGACCCGCCGGGACGCATCCAGGACGGAGCCCTGGATCATCCCCTCGCCCGCGGGAAGCATTCTCAATTTTCTGGCCCCCGTTGCCGTGGCCGACGGCAGGTCGTTCCGGCTCTATCTCGGCTATTCCCTCTCGGATTGGGAGGAAATGATCGCCCGTTCCAACCGCAATCTGCTGGCTCTCTTCGGCGCCCTGGCCGCGGCCGGAGTCGTTTTTTTCATCGGCGTCTACGGACTCCAGAAAAGATATCTGGCCAAGGCCAAGGAGGCAGAGGAGGAAAAACGGGAGAAGGAGAGGTTCCGCGAAATCTCCTCCTTCACGTCGGTCGTCGCCCACGAAATCAAGAACCCCCTGAACAGCCTGGCCCTGCTCTGCGAACTTCTTCACAGGAAAGGTCCTCCCGAAGTCATGGCCGATGTCGCCCTGGGCCGGGAGGAGGTTCGAAGGATCTCCGATATTATCGACCGTTTCTCGGCTTCGCTAAAACCGCTCCGGCCCCATCGCGAAAACCTTGTTCTCCGGGATGTCGTCCGGGAAGCCCGCGACTCCGTCGCCCCGGGAAGCGCCAAACCCGGCGTGGAGTTCCGTTATACCGAGACATCTCCGATCCGCGTGTTCGCCGACAGGGATCTTCTTATCCAGGCCCTGCAGAATCTCTTCCGCAACGCCTTCGAAGCGACAGAGTCGGGCGAGGTCGCGGTCAAAGCGGAAATGATCCGCGGTGAAATCCTTGTCCGAATCGAGGACACGGGACGGGGCATGCCTCCCGACGAGGCGGTCCGTATCTTCGAGCCGTTTTTCTCCACCAAGGATCAGGGCATGGGCATCGGCCTCTATGCGGCCCGAAAAATCGTCGAAGCTCACGGAGGACGGATCGACGTCGAAAGCGAGCCCGGGCGGGGAACGACATTCCTCATTCAACTTTCGGGAGTCCGACATGAGTAAAGCCACAATCCTGATCGTCGAAGACGACCCTCTGCAGAGGCGATTGATCCGCCGAAATCTTGAACAGGAAGGCTACGAAGTTCTGGAAGCCGCCTCCCTCCGGGAGGCGACAGCGGCCGTCGATTCGCGCGCGGTCGAGGTCGCCATCGTCGATTACAAGCTCGACGGCGAGACGGGCATCGACGTCATCCGGGCCGTCCTGGAACGCAACCCCCTGGTCACGCCGATTGTCGTCACGGCTTTCGCCGATATCGAAACCGCCGTCGAAGCCTTGAAAAAAGGCGCCTACGACTACATCGTCAAGCCCCTGGATTTCAAAAAATTCCTGCCGTCCGTCGAGCGGGCCCTGGAGCGCCAGAAGCTGCGCCGGGAAATCGCCCTTCTCCGGACATCACTCGAGACAAAATTCAGCTTGAAAAACGTCGTTTCCGCCTCTCCAGGAATGGAAGAGGTCATGCGCCTGATCGCCAAGGCGGCCGGGAGCGACGCCGCCGTATTGATCGACGGCGAGACGGGCACGGGGAAGGACCTGGCGGCCCGAAGCATTCATTTCGCGTCGCGGCGCAAGGACGACCCCTACATGGCTGTGAACATTCCGTCCCTGCCCGAAACGCTCGTCGAGAGCGAACTCTTCGGCGCCGAAAAAGGCTCTTACACCGGCGCCCATGAGCGCAAAATCGGAAAATTCGAAGCGGCCTCGGGCGGGACGCTTTTTCTCGACGAGATCGGCGATCTGACACCCCAGGTCCAGGTGAAACTTCTCCGCTTTCTCCAGGACAAGCAGTTCTACAGACTGGGATCTTCGTCGGCTCTCCACTCGGACGTCCGGATCATCGCGGCCACGAACCGGGATCTGGAGAAACTGATGCGCGAGGAGAAATTCCGTCCCGACCTTTTCTACCGTCTGAACGTGATTCACATCCGCATCCCTCCCCTTCGCCGGAGGAGGGAGGACATCCCGCCATTGGTCGATCGTTTCATCAAGACCTATGCCGAACGGGA belongs to Acidobacteriota bacterium and includes:
- a CDS encoding OsmC family protein, giving the protein MSVRNAEAVWEGGLRDGRGKLKLGSGAFEGPYTYQSRFEEEAGTNPEELIGAALAGCFSMFLSAVLGKAGFAPRTIRTSAKVHLETVGGGPAVTKIELDTRADIPGIDETTFLEKAQAAKAGCPVSRSLTGTEIVLTARLES
- a CDS encoding sigma-54 dependent transcriptional regulator translates to MSKATILIVEDDPLQRRLIRRNLEQEGYEVLEAASLREATAAVDSRAVEVAIVDYKLDGETGIDVIRAVLERNPLVTPIVVTAFADIETAVEALKKGAYDYIVKPLDFKKFLPSVERALERQKLRREIALLRTSLETKFSLKNVVSASPGMEEVMRLIAKAAGSDAAVLIDGETGTGKDLAARSIHFASRRKDDPYMAVNIPSLPETLVESELFGAEKGSYTGAHERKIGKFEAASGGTLFLDEIGDLTPQVQVKLLRFLQDKQFYRLGSSSALHSDVRIIAATNRDLEKLMREEKFRPDLFYRLNVIHIRIPPLRRRREDIPPLVDRFIKTYAEREGKTIRGITHEAMSAIVRYAYPGNIRELENIIERAAVFADGEDITQADLPVYLSEKREEDFSSEDLPLTEKVRRLESREIRRALQESGGVKSRAARALGITERILAYKMKTLGIVS
- a CDS encoding HAMP domain-containing sensor histidine kinase; this translates as MRRFNFPLFFGLPFAGLIVLLFIFSFLNRSYVQTKTRDLVREQLQATVEILTAGVARLLDEGQAPDVVLGLSAGREQIYYLALLDGEDNILSWKSVYEGYLPLTRRDASRTEPWIIPSPAGSILNFLAPVAVADGRSFRLYLGYSLSDWEEMIARSNRNLLALFGALAAAGVVFFIGVYGLQKRYLAKAKEAEEEKREKERFREISSFTSVVAHEIKNPLNSLALLCELLHRKGPPEVMADVALGREEVRRISDIIDRFSASLKPLRPHRENLVLRDVVREARDSVAPGSAKPGVEFRYTETSPIRVFADRDLLIQALQNLFRNAFEATESGEVAVKAEMIRGEILVRIEDTGRGMPPDEAVRIFEPFFSTKDQGMGIGLYAARKIVEAHGGRIDVESEPGRGTTFLIQLSGVRHE
- the recO gene encoding DNA repair protein RecO gives rise to the protein MPAEQSESLILRTFPFGEQDKLAVFFTRDKGVLRGVAKGARKFANRFGSSLEPMSLVKVFYHEKERRDLVTVTGADLQESFFDIQKDPETACILCYFAELVEEFSPSRAGDNLLFRLLLSVLRAAKNGGDGDFLTLYFETWILRINGFLPDLTRCKACRKQIGAGRLSAGRDGVFCGSCAPHRTESVDGGLSEIVGWILKNPPGDRPPDFPAGRREDLRRTLRALIAFHLEREPRSWRYLKT
- the rbsK gene encoding ribokinase — translated: MKNIRRPRIVVAGSANTDMIVHVPHIPKPGETVLGSEFRTAAGGKGANQAVAAARAAGGGCEVVFIGRVGDDAFGKNALKGLARENIRTDFLTTDENSPSGVALIAVDGKGENAIAVASGANAAISASDMERASDIIAESSLLLVQLEIPLPAVVRAAEIAAANGVPVMLNPAPVPPAGIGDDLLRNIAWLTPNETEAETLSGIRFGAQSESDAAADALLDRGVDAVLITLGAGGVFAASGKERFHFPAFPVQAVDTTAAGDVFNGALAVALVEGKTLHEAVRFASAAAALSVTRPGAQPSIPGRAEINDFLAGHR
- a CDS encoding DUF6067 family protein, translating into MGMHVPRKMRLFTGGAAVFAAVLLFAAPAKIRDVPFGTGDWDPESGLGNHRAVVRVREKADAVRVRIPWRRPDPHPERKGLIVVEGTTGSRIANVFGLDVNREFGDIVFEAPTAKAEYFVYYMPYQSEGRVNYPTVKYLEPGTGTDPAWLARNGLGWAQPGEIGDDVFPWAEAVEIQSVDAFNSFDPMETIATSAEKAAILAAHSEAAYLVFPEDRRFPIRMTDDIPMRWAARGPGGRFQGEAARGEYYTFQLGVWAARRDIGTIDVAFSDFRPKSGETAAGQAGSAAVIPAASATCFNTKGVNWDGRDFRKDVRVDRGRVQALWCGLPIPLDAAPGVYEGTVTIAAEGAPRTEIPVEIHVTGETLPDAGDSEPWRHSRLRWLNSRIAFDDGIVPPFTPVEVRGRTVRILGRSLVVGDTGFPEKIQSYFTPEVTGIGRTARELIASPVELIVRDSIGLPLPWKTGRVRITGKPPGAAVWQAVNRVGDLEISVEAHLEFDGLVSYRVAVRADREVTVDDIRLEIPLSRDAARYMMGLGHKGGFMPRTFSWTWDQSKNQDALWVGDVNAGVQIQLRAENYRRPLNTNFYLSQPLNLPPSWWNEGKGWVAVRQTSATTVVCAASSGRRTLNAGETLHFDFNLLLTPFKPLDTEGQWKTRYYHAFKTLDEVAETGANTINVHHANAVNPYINYPFLRTAEMKAYIDEAHTRGFKVKIYNTIRELSNRAPELFALRSLGHEIFSPGPGGGYSWLQEHLRSDYIAAWFVPDLKDAAVINSGMSRWHNYYLEGLDWLTKNIGIDGLYIDDLAFDRTTMKRARKILARNRPGSLIDLHSANQYNERDGFASSANLYMEHFPFIDRLWFGEYFDYGSSPDYWMVELSGIPFGLMGEMLQDGGNPWRGMIYGMTSRLPWAGDPRPMWKVWDDFGIQGSEMIGYWSPQCPVRTDHPAVPATVYLKKGRALVALAGWADEPLTCPLTVDWKRLGINPAAAVFRSPAIEGFQEEAEFGTLEGIPLEPGKGRLLIIEAKR
- a CDS encoding TIGR00730 family Rossman fold protein, producing MKNPIPKVEDLLRAPAYIKAYKDVDFLNRDDLRPVRLQLELLKPELLQNEQHIVSTIVVFGSARCSDLETARAKWDAEKEDLARNPDDRAARRAVERAAKSLEHAQYYEAARAFSRIASEAGQLPEGKGFREFVVVTGGGPGIMEAGNRGAWEAGAKSIGLNITLPHEQAPNAYITPELCFNFHYFAIRKMHFLLRARAMVAFPGGFGTLDELFETLTLIQTRKMPAIPIILFNRCFWERIVNFHALVDEGVIASEDIALFHYAETPEEAWEMIFSYYERTIPEGPRI
- a CDS encoding PrsW family glutamic-type intramembrane protease, whose product is MPSAMNPWIVLAAVIGPAVFWIGYFYFKDRRRPEPIAHLFEAFGLGFLAAFFCFLAYGLLPRIGIPGSFHAVVAAGDPLTLLLYSVGIVGLLEETFKFIPFALVILRLRAFDEKIDGVIYASAIAVGFASFENIGYLPFMKGWELVGRAIASPLTHTIFASIWGYMVGVAKIKGKPLAGPAAAGVALSAIVHGLFNFLTISPSLRGLSALLILVIWIWVIRLLEKEGRRASRDAAA